AAAGTTATATTAGTAAGCGGATTTTCAAAGATGTTTTCAATGACTGGTCTTAGAATAGGATATGTTTGTGCTAAGAATGAATTCATAAATTCCATAATAAAGGTTCATCAATATAATGTATCTTGTGCACCTTCTATATGTCAGTGGGGAGCCTATGCAGGATTAAAATACTGTATGGAAGATGTAGCTTATATGAAAGAGGAATTTATAAAAAGAAGGGATTTTGTATATGATAGATTAAAGTACATGGGCATAGATACATATCTTCCAAAGGGTGCTTTTTATATATTTCCTTCCATAAAAAAATATAATATGACTAGCGAAGAATTTTCCGAAAGACTCTTAAAGGAAGCTAAGGTAGCTATAGTTCCTGGTTCAGCTTTTGGAGAAAAGGGAGAAGGATATATTAGAATATCTTATGCTTACAGCATGGAACAGTTAAATGAAGCCTTAAATAGAATGGAAGCATGGTTGAATAAAATTACGACTTAAAAGGTAGTTCACCTTCAGTATATTAAAAAGGGATATGTGTCTAGAATGGCAACTCAATTCGCTAAGATATTCTAAATTTGTTTTTGTAAAATATATTGAAAAAAATGATAACTCGCTATTCGCTCAAACAATCAGTTTTTTCTAATATATTTTCAAAAAACAAATAAGAATATCTAAGCTTTTTCGAATGCCCTTTACGCCACATATCCCAATTTTTAATATACTGAAGCTAGCTTATATTTTTTAAGATTACAGAGTATAAAGTACAGATGAGAATTAAAAGAATAAATACTGTTAATAAATAATTAATTATAAAAATAACTAAGAATTTTCTAATCTTTATTTTGTACTCTGATTTGAATCACATATCCCTATTTTTAAAAACAAGTGAAATTAGCATAACTCTTTTATATTTTTATTTATTAAGTTATTTAGATATTTAAAAAATTTTCAGCTATTTATATTCTTTTAAGTTAGGACTTCAAAAAAATTTTCGTTAGAAAATTAATGCGTAGCATGAGAAAAAGGAATTTTCATAATGTTTATATAAATTACAATTACACTGAATCCTACTTGCGTTAGCAAACAAATTTAATCTAATAAATTCAATAAGTTTTAATGTATATAAATTTACTAAGGTTATTGTATAAATACATTATTTATAGTTATAAAACACTAATAAAAATTGTTTCCCATCTTGTAATATAAAAAGGAATTCTCATATATTTAACAGAAAACCTTCTGGCTACGCCGATTATTGTGAATAAAATTAATGCTTTTTTACATAGGAATACAAATTAATTATTATAGAAAGTCTGCGACCACGCTATCGCTTTTTTAACCATTTACATATGGAATTTAGATTTAATTTTATAATTTTCAAATTTATAATTAACTTAACAGGAATATTATAATTAAAGATTTTGTATAGAAAAGTAGAACAAAATCATCATTTTGCAAGTTTCTCTTTCAAGTGGAAATTATAATAACATCTTTTAAAGATATTAAAACAATAAATACTTTTAGGAAAAATAGATATCTAAAAAAATAATAAGAATACTTTATTTGTGAACTAATATTTAAGCGTAAAGTAAACAGGACGTTTACTTAGCTCTTGTTGCCACAGGACGTGGCATTAGAGCGTTAGATTAAATATTAGGGCACAAATATTAGTATTCTTTATTTTTATAGCTATCTATTGAGCAAAAGTATCTATTGTTTTAATTTTCACCCTTTAAAGGACGTTAAGTTGTAATCTCCTTATTTTGTGGCTATAATGCTGCTTGTATTACGTTATCCATGTTGTATAGTCCAGCTTCCTTGCCACTCATAAATAAACAAGCGTTTAATGCGCCTACAGCAAATACTTCTCTAGATAGAGCTGTATGTTTAATTTCTATGGTTTCCCCAGAGCCAGCAAATATAACATCATGTTCGCCAACGATAGTACCACCTCTTATAGCATGCATACCTATTTCATCATGAGTTCTTTTGGAAGCACCTTCTCTTCCATAAACATATTTAGTATCTTCTTTTATGGAATTCTTTATAGTATCTCCTAGAAGAATAGCAGTTCCACTTGGAGCATCTACTTTTTGGTTATGATGCTTTTCAATTATTTCTATATCAAAGTTTTTATACATAAAAGCACTTATATTTTTTAATATATT
Above is a window of Clostridium sporogenes DNA encoding:
- the dapB gene encoding 4-hydroxy-tetrahydrodipicolinate reductase, which produces MVKVILNGSNGKMGKVICNLAQNYSNLKIVAGIDKKDENSSFPVFNNIDECNVEADVILDFSRPDALNGLLNFATSKNMPIIICTTGFSEEQIKLIEEASKKTPVFRSANMSIGINIVNNILKNISAFMYKNFDIEIIEKHHNQKVDAPSGTAILLGDTIKNSIKEDTKYVYGREGASKRTHDEIGMHAIRGGTIVGEHDVIFAGSGETIEIKHTALSREVFAVGALNACLFMSGKEAGLYNMDNVIQAAL